A single Neospora caninum Liverpool complete genome, chromosome VIIb DNA region contains:
- a CDS encoding SRS domain-containing protein, with protein sequence MLRQVGRALFLAVLIQCVSRTAQTTADVQPTHTCESGTLEVSLTPLDLSVKLACSSGSAISEESGKAFAYVDGNCGSDAKAFADLLGSQAEAQLLDKVLTFTQLPIEAGQICYQCKANHVVTCTVVINVPSAAKSCKPSEAGDHAFKAAAAQDLDLQVENNEPVFFTCPPGYNLEPTDEHQAYVGTDQCGDNATRRADVQRKGENNGPYSFQLAEKPKKEEMFCYKCTKSNRGTGEQCMIKIETVTTTTTTASGSSTDDESTDSTASAAATLTYVTGVLCVAVMWLELRF encoded by the coding sequence ATGCTTCGGCAGGTAGGCCGCGCCCTGTTCCTTGCGGTACTCATTCAGTGTGTCAGCCGCACTGCACAAACCACGGCAGATGTACAGCCCACCCATACGTGCGAAAGTGGAACGCTGGAAGTTTCGTTGACTCCGCTCGATCTTTCCGTCAAGTTAGCGTGCTCCAGTGGGTCGGCAATCTCGGAGGAATCCGGCAAGGCGTTTGCCTACGTGGACGGGAACTGCGGAAGTGATGCGAAAGCGTTCGCTGATTTGCTAGGAAGTCAAGCTGAAGCACAATTGTTGGACAAGGTACTGACATTCACGCAACTACCTATCGAAGCAGGACAAATTTGTTATCAGTGCAAGGCAAACCACGTAGTCACTTGCACAGTCGTAATCAATGTCCCGAGCGCGGCAAAAAGTTGCAAGCCTTCGGAGGCCGGGGATCATGCTTTTAAAGCAGCAGCCGCACAGGATCTCGATCTCCAGGTGGAGAACAACGAACCCGTTTTCTTCACCTGTCCTCCTGGCTACAATCTTGAGCCCACGGATGAACACCAGGCATACGTTGGAACAGATCAATGCGGTGATAATGCGACTCGAAGAGCCGATGTTcagcgaaagggagagaacaacgGTCCTTACTCGTTCCAGCTGGCGGAAAAAccgaagaaggaggaaatgTTTTGCTACAAATGCACTAAAAGCAATCGTGGCACAGGCGAACAGTGCATGATCAAAATCGAAACTGTGACTACAACGACCACAACAGCAAGTGGATCGTCGACGGATGATGAATCTACGGATTCTACTGCTTCCGCAGCAGCGACGTTGACTTACGTCACTGGAGTCTTGTGCGTGGCAGTTATGTGGCTCGAACTCCGCTTTTAA
- a CDS encoding SRS domain-containing protein, with protein MERKSVRAGGVLRPLGRALFLAVLIQCVSRTAQTTTAEPPTHTCESGTLEVPLTPLDLSVKLACSSGSAISEESGKAFAYVDGSCGSDAKPFSELLGSAAAATWSAHVLSLQKLPTADKQICYQCKRSEEVTCTVVINVPSAPKSCTPPAGLGRSFKESGEEQDLDLQVENNEPVFFTCPANYTLDPTDEHQAYVGTDQCGGNATQRADVQRKGKNNGPYSFQLAEKPKKEEMFCYKCTKSSRGTGEQCMIKIKTVTTTTTTASGSSTDDESTDSTASAAATLTYVTGVFCAAVMWLGSRF; from the coding sequence ATGGAGAGAAAATCCGTCCGTGCGGGAGGCGTGCTTCGCCCTCTAGGCCGCGCTCTGTTCCTTGCGGTACTTATTCAGTGTGTCAGCCGCACTGCACAAACCACGACAGCTGAACCGCCCACCCATACGTGCGAAAGTGGAACGCTGGAGGTTCCGTTGACTCCGCTCGATCTTTCCGTCAAGTTAGCGTGCTCCAGTGGGTCGGCAATCTCTGAGGAATCCGGCAAGGCGTTTGCCTACGTGGACGGTAGCTGCGGAAGTGATGCGAAACCGTTCAGTGAATTGCTGGGAAGTGCAGCTGCAGCAACGTGGTCAGCCCACGTACTCTCACTCCAAAAGCTCCCCACCGCAGACAAACAAATATGCTACCAGTGCAAGAGAAGTGAAGAAGTGACTTGCACAGTCGTAATCAATGTTCCGAGCGCGCCAAAAAGTTGCACGCCCCCGGCGGGATTGGGCCGTAGTTTTAAAGAATcaggagaggaacaggatCTGGATCTGCAGGTGGAGAACAACGAACCCGTTTTCTTCACCTGTCCTGCTAATTACACTCTTGATCCCACGGATGAACACCAGGCATACGTTGGAACAGATCAATGCGGTGGTAATGCGACTCAAAGAGCCGATGTTcagcgaaagggaaagaacaACGGTCCTTACTCGTTCCAGCTGGCGGAAAAAccgaagaaggaggaaatgTTTTGCTACAAATGCACTAAAAGCAGTCGTGGCACAGGCGAACAGTGCATGATCAAAATCAAAACTGTGACTACAACGACCACAACAGCAAGTGGATCGTCGACGGATGATGAATCTACGGATTCTACTGCTTCCGCAGCAGCGACGTTGACTTACGTCACTGGAGTCTTTTGCGCGGCAGTCATGTGGCTCGGATCTCGCTTTTAA
- a CDS encoding LOC549444 protein, related has protein sequence MKADPTLQQKIFQYQVVGRKQPTEAEPTPSLFRMRLFARNKVLAVSKFWYLLKKMKKVKKSTGEILAVNEIREKRATFVKNFGVWLRYDSRTGTHNMYKEVRDISQNGAVSQLYAEMAGRHRALPSNIQIIRVAEIKASQCRRPHMQQMFDSKLKLPAIRRIFPTPKDKKSVFCARKPTLFLQ, from the exons ATGAAGGCAGATCCGACGTTGCAGCAGAAG ATCTTCCAGTACCAGGTGGTTGGCCGGAAGCAGCCGACCGAGGCGGAGCCTActccgtctctgttccgCATGCGTCTGTTTGCGCGGAACAAGGTTCTGGCTGTCTCCAAGTTCTGGTATTTGTTGAAGAAAATGaaaaaggtgaagaagagcacCGGCGAGATTTTGGCTGTCAACGAGATCAGGGAGAAGCGGGCAACTTTCGTTAAGAACTTTGGAGTCTGGTTGCGCTACGACAGCCGAACTGGAACGCACAACATGTACAAGGAGGTCAGAGACATCAGCCAGAACGGCGCCGTCTCTCAGTTGTATGCGGAAATGGCCGGAAGACATCGTGCCCTGCCCAGCAACATTCAG ATCATTCGCGTGGCGGAGATCAAGGCTAGCCAATGCAGGCGCCCGCACATGCAGCAGATGTTCGACAGCAAGTTGAAGCTGCCCGCGATCCGGCGCATCTTCCCCACCCCTAAGGACAAGAAGTCTGTCTTCTGTGCGAGGAAACCCACTCTGTTCCTCCAGTAA